The Mytilus trossulus isolate FHL-02 unplaced genomic scaffold, PNRI_Mtr1.1.1.hap1 h1tg000070l__unscaffolded, whole genome shotgun sequence genome window below encodes:
- the LOC134699455 gene encoding apolipoprotein D-like, which produces MMYFNLCLVMCVLSLIGSSYSQVISKGKCPDVKVVSDFKLPSYLGDWYEIYKFKADFENGQSCIHANYQKKANGHIQVYNRGQTQDGKITTAIGDGYNPDPNEPAKLAIKFSPVAPYGKYWVLDTDYTSYSLVYSCTDLFSVTHVEFAWILSRQRTLDVAISSRLFNIMKSYNIETSNFSSENQTDCKN; this is translated from the exons atgatgtattttaatttatgtttggTAATGtgtgttttatctttaattGGAAGTTCCTACTCACAAGTTATTTCAAAAGGAAAATGTCCAGATGTAAAAGTGGTATCCGACTTTAAGCTTCCATCG TATCTTGGAGACTGGTACGAGATATACAAGTTTAAAGCAGATTTTGAAAATGGTCAAAGTTGTATACATGCCAATTATCAAAAGAAAGCAAATGGTCATATACAAGTATATAATAGAGGGCAAACACA AGATGGTAAAATAACAACTGCGATTGGTGACGGATACAACCCAGACCCAAACGAACCAGCTAAGCTTGCTATTAAGTTTTCTCCAG TTGCTCCATATGGTAAATACTGGGTACTGGATACCGACTACACATCATACTCCTTAGTTTACTCCTGCacagatttattttctgttacaCATGTCGAGTTCGCCTGGATACTGTCTAGACAAAGAACACTGGATGTAGCCATATCATCGCgactttttaatattatgaaatCTTATAATATAGAAACTAGCAACTTTTCGTCAGAAAACCAAACAGATTGCAAAAACTAA